From a single Thalassospira sp. ER-Se-21-Dark genomic region:
- a CDS encoding J domain-containing protein, whose amino-acid sequence MQDPYKTLGVAKNASQEEIKKAYRKLARELHPDVNPGDAKIEERFKKVSSAYHLLGDAERRKKFDNGEIDADGHETSPFARGGGHAGGGFGGGDPFGGFSGANAEDIFDEIFGKGRARSGGGGFGGFGGERKPRKVKGPNISYELSLDFAEAILGTTKRINLASGKSLEVRIPPGSENEQTLRLKGQGMAGMNGGEAGDALIKLHVHPDKTFRREGNDLHCDLAISLPEAILGGSIEVPIVDGKVNMKLPANANSGTKLRLRGKGAPYDRGNKRGDQYVHLTVKLPEERDDELVEFIKHWSEKHPYKAR is encoded by the coding sequence ATGCAGGATCCCTACAAGACACTTGGCGTTGCCAAAAACGCCAGTCAGGAAGAAATCAAAAAGGCCTATCGCAAACTGGCGCGTGAACTTCACCCCGATGTCAATCCGGGCGATGCCAAAATCGAAGAACGCTTCAAAAAGGTATCGAGCGCCTATCACCTTCTCGGTGATGCGGAGCGCCGCAAGAAATTCGACAATGGTGAAATCGACGCCGATGGTCACGAAACCAGCCCGTTTGCCCGTGGCGGCGGACATGCCGGTGGTGGCTTTGGCGGCGGCGATCCGTTCGGCGGCTTTTCCGGCGCCAATGCCGAGGACATCTTTGACGAAATTTTCGGCAAGGGACGCGCACGTTCTGGTGGCGGCGGCTTCGGTGGCTTTGGCGGGGAACGCAAACCCAGAAAGGTCAAAGGCCCGAACATCTCCTATGAGCTGAGCCTTGATTTCGCCGAGGCCATCCTTGGCACGACCAAGCGCATCAATCTCGCCAGCGGCAAAAGCCTTGAAGTCCGCATCCCCCCCGGAAGCGAGAACGAACAGACCCTGCGCCTTAAAGGCCAGGGGATGGCTGGCATGAATGGTGGCGAGGCCGGTGACGCGCTGATCAAGCTGCATGTTCATCCGGATAAGACCTTCCGACGCGAAGGCAATGACCTGCATTGTGATCTGGCAATCAGCCTGCCTGAAGCCATTCTGGGTGGCTCCATTGAAGTGCCGATTGTCGATGGCAAGGTCAATATGAAGCTGCCCGCCAACGCCAACAGCGGCACCAAGCTGCGCCTGCGCGGCAAAGGTGCGCCTTATGACCGGGGCAACAAGCGTGGTGATCAATATGTTCACCTGACGGTCAAACTGCCCGAAGAACGTGATGACGAATTGGTCGAGTTCATCAAGCACTGGTCTGAAAAGCACCCCTACAAGGCGCGCTGA
- a CDS encoding RT0821/Lpp0805 family surface protein, translating into MKFRQIVIPVVMTAFIAGCAQDQGQKQTAGTLLGAVGGAVAGAQFGKGSGQLVGVALGTLAGAFIGSEVGKSLDNADRAIMAKSTQRTLEATPTGQTTTWNNPDTGVQGTVTPTRTYQEPKTQEYCREYQQTVMIGGQEETAYGTACRQPDGSWKVVN; encoded by the coding sequence ATGAAATTCCGTCAAATCGTTATCCCGGTGGTCATGACCGCCTTTATCGCTGGCTGCGCCCAGGATCAGGGTCAGAAGCAAACGGCCGGCACACTTCTTGGTGCCGTCGGCGGTGCCGTCGCAGGCGCACAGTTTGGCAAGGGCAGTGGCCAGCTTGTCGGTGTTGCGCTTGGTACGCTTGCCGGCGCCTTTATCGGCAGCGAAGTCGGCAAGTCGCTTGACAATGCCGACCGCGCCATCATGGCAAAAAGCACCCAGCGCACGCTGGAAGCCACCCCGACAGGTCAAACCACCACTTGGAACAACCCCGATACCGGTGTTCAGGGTACGGTGACCCCGACCCGCACCTATCAGGAACCGAAAACCCAGGAATATTGCCGTGAATACCAGCAGACGGTGATGATTGGTGGCCAGGAAGAAACGGCTTATGGCACCGCCTGCCGCCAGCCGGATGGCAGCTGGAAAGTCGTCAACTAA
- the pdxH gene encoding pyridoxamine 5'-phosphate oxidase, translating into MNEKNAPKIGHEPHDAPFDMFETWFADAKKVETAYPDAMTLATADAQGRPSARIVLLKGFDPRGFVFYTNYESRKGDQLAENGFAALCFHWKTLEKCVRIEGKVAKVDAAESDEYFASRPRGSQLGAWASIQSRPMSGRFDLEKRVAEFTAKFGLGKVPRPEHWGGYRLVPDRIEFWAEGKFRLHDRKLFTRDDADSGWDTQKLFP; encoded by the coding sequence ATGAACGAGAAAAATGCGCCAAAAATTGGGCATGAACCCCACGATGCCCCGTTCGACATGTTCGAAACCTGGTTTGCGGACGCAAAAAAGGTCGAGACTGCCTATCCGGATGCGATGACGCTTGCGACTGCCGATGCGCAAGGTCGCCCGTCGGCGCGGATTGTGCTGCTCAAGGGTTTTGATCCGCGCGGATTTGTTTTCTATACCAACTATGAAAGCCGCAAGGGCGACCAGTTGGCCGAGAACGGTTTTGCTGCCCTTTGTTTCCACTGGAAGACGCTTGAAAAGTGCGTGCGCATCGAGGGCAAGGTTGCCAAGGTCGATGCGGCCGAGTCAGACGAATATTTTGCGTCCCGCCCGCGTGGCAGCCAGTTGGGGGCCTGGGCATCCATTCAGTCGCGCCCGATGAGTGGCCGGTTTGATCTTGAAAAACGGGTTGCGGAATTCACCGCCAAATTTGGCCTTGGCAAAGTGCCGCGCCCGGAACATTGGGGCGGTTATCGCCTTGTGCCCGACAGGATCGAGTTCTGGGCGGAGGGCAAATTCCGACTGCATGACCGCAAGCTGTTTACCCGCGATGACGCCGATAGCGGCTGGGATACGCAAAAGTTGTTTCCGTAA
- a CDS encoding metalloregulator ArsR/SmtB family transcription factor, giving the protein MDYTALHENAREAAEFLKTLGNEWRLLILCSLGDTEKSVGTLENELGIKQSALSQHLARLRREGLVKTRRDAQTIYYSLANPDIMKIIAVLQDTFCPPEPAV; this is encoded by the coding sequence ATGGACTATACGGCACTGCACGAGAATGCACGTGAAGCTGCAGAATTTCTCAAAACGCTCGGCAATGAGTGGCGTCTGCTTATTTTGTGCTCTCTCGGCGACACGGAAAAATCCGTTGGCACGCTGGAAAATGAACTGGGCATCAAACAATCCGCCCTGTCACAGCACCTTGCACGATTGCGCCGCGAAGGGCTTGTAAAAACCCGCCGCGATGCGCAAACGATCTATTATTCGCTGGCCAATCCCGACATCATGAAGATCATCGCTGTGCTGCAGGACACCTTCTGCCCGCCAGAACCCGCAGTCTAA
- a CDS encoding universal stress protein has product MAIRTILAPVAGTAIDKRVMATAFKLAKSFNAHLEALFVAAEPQDAIPIVGEGMSGLIIEEMIQAATTETEKREASGKASFAAAVKEAGIEESNTPSADAKPTCAWRKDSGREDETVARRGRLFDLVVIGRDPKEASASLTFDAALMETGRPILVAPEVTPATIGEKVMIAWNGGIEAARAVTSAMPMLRNAKEVTIVSVGEVPYGRACAKALAEQFSWHGVDAAVVESTETGQVANTLISEAEKCGADTIVLGAYSHSRFKEMILGGVTQDMLAKCALPLWIMH; this is encoded by the coding sequence ATGGCAATTCGCACCATTCTGGCACCGGTAGCAGGCACGGCAATCGACAAACGTGTGATGGCGACGGCCTTTAAACTGGCCAAGTCATTCAACGCGCATCTTGAGGCGCTTTTTGTTGCGGCCGAGCCACAAGACGCCATTCCGATTGTTGGCGAAGGCATGTCAGGCCTGATTATCGAAGAAATGATCCAGGCCGCCACCACCGAAACCGAAAAGCGCGAAGCCAGCGGCAAGGCATCGTTTGCCGCCGCCGTTAAAGAGGCCGGCATTGAAGAGTCCAACACACCGAGCGCAGACGCCAAGCCGACCTGCGCCTGGCGCAAGGATAGCGGGCGCGAAGACGAAACAGTGGCCCGTCGCGGGCGTCTTTTTGATTTGGTGGTGATTGGCCGGGATCCCAAGGAAGCCTCCGCATCGCTGACCTTTGATGCAGCCCTGATGGAAACCGGGCGTCCGATCCTGGTGGCCCCAGAAGTAACCCCGGCGACCATCGGTGAAAAAGTCATGATCGCCTGGAATGGCGGGATTGAGGCCGCGCGCGCGGTTACATCCGCCATGCCGATGTTGCGCAATGCCAAGGAAGTCACGATTGTCAGTGTCGGCGAGGTTCCCTATGGCCGTGCATGCGCCAAGGCGCTGGCCGAACAGTTCAGCTGGCACGGAGTCGATGCGGCCGTGGTTGAGAGCACGGAAACCGGACAGGTTGCTAATACCTTGATTTCCGAGGCAGAAAAATGCGGTGCCGATACCATTGTTCTGGGGGCGTACAGCCATTCACGTTTCAAGGAGATGATCCTTGGCGGTGTGACGCAGGATATGTTGGCAAAATGTGCCTTGCCGCTTTGGATAATGCACTAA
- a CDS encoding SOS response-associated peptidase, which translates to MGKTMCSRFDLNSDIRAFQVQLGLEMEDIIRMPLPDGFNRNGPDDEDEDAAFDSLTGTRRPTDPIAVILPHQKAAIRYWGLSIPGMNSPMINARAETLSEKPTFRPLLNRRCLIPASGWYEWRKDGTAKHKNRITLPDHQPFLFAGLENGREATIITCAPSGSIAHIHNRMPAVIGPNHLAVWLDPHMTLDDLAYMLGPLPDHVLSWQEERSDRPKTDQNTGADEKTNQIDLFSK; encoded by the coding sequence ATGGGCAAGACCATGTGCAGCCGCTTTGATCTTAACAGCGATATCCGCGCCTTTCAGGTTCAGCTTGGCCTGGAAATGGAAGATATCATTCGCATGCCATTACCTGACGGGTTCAATCGCAACGGACCCGATGACGAGGACGAAGACGCCGCCTTCGACAGCCTGACCGGTACGCGTCGGCCGACCGATCCGATTGCCGTCATTCTGCCGCATCAAAAGGCCGCCATTCGATATTGGGGGCTGAGTATTCCGGGCATGAACAGCCCGATGATCAATGCGCGCGCCGAAACCCTGAGCGAAAAGCCAACCTTCCGGCCACTTTTAAACCGCCGCTGCCTGATCCCGGCAAGCGGTTGGTATGAATGGCGCAAGGACGGCACGGCAAAGCACAAGAACCGGATCACGCTACCCGATCATCAACCGTTTCTGTTTGCTGGTCTGGAAAACGGCCGTGAGGCCACCATCATCACCTGCGCCCCATCGGGCTCAATCGCCCATATTCACAACCGAATGCCGGCTGTGATCGGCCCGAACCATCTGGCGGTCTGGCTTGATCCGCACATGACGCTCGATGATCTGGCATACATGCTGGGTCCGCTTCCTGATCATGTTCTTTCATGGCAGGAAGAAAGGTCGGATCGCCCCAAAACAGATCAGAATACGGGTGCGGATGAGAAAACAAACCAGATTGATCTGTTTTCAAAATAG
- a CDS encoding SDR family oxidoreductase: MSSNAPKTVVLTGASRGIGHVTVGYFAKRGWRVICCSREAPPPSCPRDPALGIHIRADLSKPAEVEAFIAEANEVLGDDPLHALINNAGVSPKTPYKERLGCLNGDIAAWRDVFELNFFTPLTLSRGFASALHRGKGAICNITSIAGHYVHPFAGSAYSTSKAALSGLTREMAVEFAELGVRVNAVAPGEIKTDMISPEYEALVPRIPMNRMGTPEDVAAAVHYLVGDDSTYVTGTEIFVTGGQHLY; this comes from the coding sequence ATGAGCAGCAATGCCCCGAAAACAGTCGTTCTGACAGGTGCCAGTCGTGGCATCGGCCATGTTACGGTTGGATATTTTGCCAAGCGCGGCTGGCGGGTGATTTGCTGTTCACGCGAAGCCCCGCCGCCGAGCTGCCCGCGCGATCCGGCACTGGGCATCCATATCCGTGCCGATCTTTCCAAACCGGCAGAGGTCGAAGCCTTTATTGCCGAGGCGAACGAAGTTCTGGGCGATGATCCGTTGCATGCCCTGATCAACAATGCCGGTGTGTCGCCCAAGACCCCCTATAAGGAACGGCTTGGTTGCCTGAATGGTGATATTGCTGCCTGGCGCGATGTGTTTGAGCTGAACTTCTTTACGCCGCTTACACTTTCGCGCGGGTTTGCATCGGCACTGCACCGGGGCAAGGGGGCGATTTGCAACATTACCTCGATCGCGGGGCATTATGTCCATCCGTTTGCCGGATCGGCCTATTCGACATCCAAGGCAGCGCTTTCGGGGCTAACACGTGAAATGGCCGTTGAATTTGCCGAGCTTGGGGTGCGGGTCAATGCGGTGGCCCCGGGCGAAATCAAGACCGATATGATTTCCCCGGAATATGAGGCGCTTGTGCCACGCATTCCGATGAACCGCATGGGCACGCCCGAAGACGTGGCGGCCGCGGTGCATTATCTGGTCGGGGATGATAGTACCTATGTCACCGGCACAGAGATTTTTGTCACCGGTGGGCAGCATCTGTACTGA
- a CDS encoding N-acetyltransferase gives MLIREETEKDIAAIHALLDGAFATAPHSQQTEHLIVDALRKSGQLTLSLIAEQDDEIVGCIAFSPVKIDGKACGWFGLGPVAVTPDRQGLGIGSELIQSGIRHLRADDAHGCVVLGEPDYYGRFGFAPLPDLKLEGVPDEYFMARPLVDEIPAGFVEYDPAFYVKPDS, from the coding sequence ATGTTGATACGTGAAGAAACCGAAAAAGATATCGCGGCGATTCACGCGTTGCTGGATGGTGCCTTCGCAACTGCACCCCACAGTCAGCAGACCGAACATTTGATCGTCGATGCGCTCCGAAAAAGTGGTCAACTCACCCTTTCCCTGATCGCGGAACAGGACGATGAAATTGTTGGCTGCATCGCGTTTTCACCGGTGAAAATTGATGGCAAAGCCTGCGGTTGGTTTGGCCTGGGGCCGGTTGCGGTCACGCCGGATCGCCAGGGCTTGGGTATTGGCTCCGAGCTGATCCAAAGCGGTATCCGCCATTTGCGCGCCGATGATGCCCACGGCTGCGTCGTGCTGGGCGAGCCGGATTATTATGGCCGGTTTGGCTTTGCGCCCCTGCCTGATCTGAAGCTTGAAGGCGTGCCCGATGAATATTTCATGGCTCGCCCATTGGTTGATGAAATCCCGGCTGGCTTCGTTGAATACGATCCGGCCTTTTACGTCAAACCTGACAGCTAA
- the hemA gene encoding 5-aminolevulinate synthase, translated as MNYNTFFKDALSGLKAEGRYRVFANLERIVGKFPKALYHPDNGEAPREITVWCSNDYLGMGQHPKVLEAMQNAITGQGGGAGGTRNISGSNHLHVALERELADLHGKEAALLMTSGYVANWTTLSTLGSKLPDCVIISDSENHNSMIEGMRHSKAERRIWKHNDVAHLEEILKDLGPQRAKIVAFESVYSMDGDIAPISQILDLCEKYNALSYLDEVHAVGMYGPRGGGVAERDGVMHRVDIIQGTLAKAFGVIGGYIAAKPEIVDFVRSFGNGFIFTSSHPPSIAAGALAAVRHLKESNVERLAQKERADTLRARMRAVDLPVMDAPSHIVPLMVGDPAMCKEASDRLLFEHDIYVQPINYPTVPRGTERLRFTPGPLHNDELIDHLIDSLLSVWSKLGISKVA; from the coding sequence ATGAATTACAACACCTTCTTCAAAGATGCGCTGTCCGGCCTCAAGGCTGAGGGCCGCTATCGTGTATTCGCCAATCTCGAACGTATTGTCGGAAAATTCCCCAAGGCGCTTTATCACCCCGATAACGGCGAAGCCCCGCGTGAAATCACCGTGTGGTGCTCGAACGATTATCTTGGCATGGGCCAACACCCCAAGGTGCTTGAAGCCATGCAAAACGCCATCACCGGTCAGGGTGGCGGTGCGGGTGGCACGCGCAATATTTCCGGGTCCAACCACCTGCATGTCGCGCTTGAGCGGGAGCTCGCCGACCTGCATGGCAAGGAAGCCGCCCTTCTGATGACCTCGGGCTATGTCGCGAACTGGACGACGCTGTCAACGCTGGGGTCGAAGCTCCCGGATTGCGTAATCATTTCCGACTCCGAAAACCATAACTCCATGATCGAAGGCATGCGCCACTCCAAGGCAGAGCGCCGCATCTGGAAACATAACGACGTCGCCCATCTTGAAGAAATCCTCAAGGATCTCGGGCCGCAACGTGCCAAGATCGTCGCGTTCGAGTCTGTCTATTCGATGGATGGCGACATCGCGCCGATCAGTCAGATCCTTGATCTTTGCGAAAAATACAACGCGCTTTCCTATCTGGACGAAGTCCATGCGGTTGGCATGTATGGCCCGCGCGGCGGCGGTGTTGCCGAACGTGATGGCGTCATGCACCGCGTTGACATCATCCAGGGCACGCTTGCCAAGGCCTTTGGCGTGATTGGTGGCTATATCGCGGCCAAGCCTGAAATCGTCGATTTCGTGCGCAGCTTCGGCAATGGCTTCATCTTCACCAGTTCCCATCCGCCAAGCATTGCGGCGGGTGCACTGGCAGCCGTGCGTCACCTGAAAGAAAGCAATGTCGAACGCCTTGCCCAGAAGGAACGCGCCGATACCCTGCGTGCACGCATGCGCGCAGTCGACCTTCCGGTCATGGACGCGCCAAGTCATATCGTTCCCCTGATGGTGGGCGATCCGGCCATGTGCAAGGAAGCCAGCGACCGTCTGTTGTTCGAACATGATATCTATGTCCAGCCGATCAACTATCCGACCGTCCCGCGCGGCACCGAACGCCTGCGCTTTACGCCGGGCCCGCTGCATAATGACGAATTGATCGATCATCTGATCGACTCGCTCCTGTCGGTCTGGAGCAAACTGGGCATTTCCAAGGTTGCCTGA
- a CDS encoding universal stress protein, protein MYRDILVHIDTSAACKERLSVALKVAKAQDAHLTGLFLLPYPEIPRFMEVQITEEIINQQRSAMAETAKAARTQFEETCNAAGVAFSWQETSCPASEIADTTAMYARHHDLTVLGQHDPESSDPCSVSEMPDKVILTAGAPVLLVPYVGKFETIGDRVMVAWKPYREAVRAMNDSMPFLEAAKSVLVLCADPNKGARDTMPVPGVDIGERLKCHGVNAKKESMNASGISVGDLILSRAADESIDLMVCGAYGRPRLRELMLGGVTQHLLRHMTVPVLMSH, encoded by the coding sequence ATGTATCGGGATATTCTTGTTCATATCGACACCTCAGCTGCCTGCAAGGAACGCCTTTCTGTTGCGTTGAAAGTTGCCAAGGCGCAGGACGCGCACCTTACCGGTCTTTTTCTGCTGCCCTATCCTGAAATTCCGCGCTTCATGGAAGTCCAGATCACCGAGGAAATCATCAATCAGCAGCGATCTGCGATGGCTGAAACCGCAAAGGCCGCACGCACCCAGTTCGAAGAAACCTGCAATGCAGCCGGTGTTGCTTTCAGCTGGCAGGAAACCTCCTGCCCGGCGTCCGAAATTGCCGATACCACCGCGATGTATGCCCGCCATCATGATCTGACGGTTCTGGGCCAGCACGACCCGGAAAGTTCCGATCCGTGCTCTGTCTCGGAAATGCCGGACAAAGTCATCCTGACCGCAGGTGCACCGGTTCTGCTTGTCCCCTATGTCGGCAAGTTTGAGACCATCGGTGATCGCGTCATGGTCGCCTGGAAGCCTTATCGCGAAGCCGTGCGTGCGATGAATGACAGCATGCCGTTCCTTGAGGCCGCAAAATCCGTTCTGGTTCTTTGTGCCGACCCGAACAAGGGTGCCCGCGATACCATGCCGGTTCCGGGTGTCGATATTGGCGAACGCCTGAAATGCCATGGCGTGAATGCCAAGAAAGAAAGCATGAACGCATCTGGCATCAGCGTTGGCGACCTTATTTTGTCGCGCGCAGCCGATGAAAGCATCGATCTGATGGTGTGCGGTGCGTATGGCCGTCCGCGCCTGCGTGAACTGATGCTTGGTGGCGTCACCCAGCACCTTCTGCGTCACATGACCGTTCCGGTCCTGATGTCGCACTAG
- a CDS encoding LysR family transcriptional regulator, giving the protein MDWNYIKSFLAIAETGSLELAAQKIRVSNTTVFRHIHALEEQAGTRLFDRIRGQYSLTDAGTEMLVPARQIMNSFDVIKTTISGADATPAGLVRITAPTSFSYFFLPDHLASFQDQWPDIQIDLLASNLEFNMTQRYADIAVRVAPNPPEHLVGKEIRALEWGIYGAADRYQPAKLDDLLAEPFIGASGTLASYAPYKWLDANRRTPHKQQTDDLIAMAHLVGAGCGLACLPSDLALPGLRLLAPLPEIPANKLWVLTHPDLRNISRIRETMRWIAKSLKDEPRLSPGKEL; this is encoded by the coding sequence TTGGACTGGAACTATATCAAGTCGTTTCTCGCCATCGCAGAAACAGGGTCACTTGAATTGGCCGCGCAGAAAATCCGGGTTAGCAACACCACGGTGTTTCGCCATATTCATGCGCTTGAAGAACAGGCTGGCACCCGGCTTTTTGATCGCATTCGCGGCCAATACAGCCTGACCGATGCCGGGACAGAAATGCTTGTGCCCGCCCGTCAAATCATGAACAGCTTTGATGTCATCAAAACTACCATTTCGGGGGCGGATGCCACACCGGCCGGGTTGGTGCGCATTACCGCCCCGACCAGTTTTTCCTATTTCTTTTTGCCAGACCATCTCGCCAGCTTTCAGGATCAATGGCCTGATATTCAGATCGACCTGCTTGCCAGCAACCTCGAATTCAATATGACGCAGCGATATGCCGATATTGCCGTGCGGGTTGCGCCCAACCCGCCCGAACATCTTGTTGGCAAGGAAATCCGCGCACTGGAATGGGGCATCTATGGTGCCGCAGACCGATATCAGCCGGCAAAGCTTGATGACCTGTTGGCGGAGCCCTTCATCGGTGCATCCGGAACACTGGCAAGTTACGCACCTTATAAATGGCTCGATGCGAACCGCCGCACGCCGCATAAACAGCAAACCGATGATCTGATCGCAATGGCACATCTGGTGGGCGCCGGATGCGGCCTGGCCTGTTTGCCATCCGATCTTGCCCTTCCGGGGTTGCGGTTGCTTGCGCCGTTACCGGAAATACCGGCAAACAAACTTTGGGTTTTAACCCATCCTGATCTGCGCAACATTTCGCGCATCCGCGAAACCATGCGATGGATCGCCAAATCATTGAAGGACGAACCGCGGCTTTCACCGGGCAAAGAACTTTGA
- a CDS encoding VOC family protein, producing the protein MIGYTSLGTNDLSRSGAFYDALLAGFGAQRVFEQPDFIVWSAGENSPAFSVHVPFDGNAATVGNGTMIALSAVSRDQVDALYKKAISLGASSEGEPGQRHENGFYAAYFRDPDGNKLNIHHMG; encoded by the coding sequence ATGATCGGATACACATCACTCGGCACCAACGATCTATCCCGTTCGGGCGCGTTTTATGACGCATTGCTTGCCGGATTTGGTGCGCAGCGCGTCTTTGAACAGCCGGACTTTATCGTCTGGAGTGCTGGAGAAAACAGCCCGGCATTTTCGGTGCATGTTCCGTTTGACGGGAATGCGGCAACGGTTGGAAATGGCACGATGATCGCACTTTCAGCCGTGTCACGTGACCAGGTCGATGCGCTTTATAAAAAGGCGATCTCGCTTGGTGCATCGTCGGAAGGTGAGCCGGGACAGCGCCATGAGAACGGGTTTTACGCGGCCTACTTCCGCGATCCCGATGGTAACAAACTCAACATCCATCATATGGGCTAA
- a CDS encoding glutathione S-transferase family protein, giving the protein MSSYHLIGHRLCPYVQRVAMVLAQNGIAHKRTDIALDAKPDWFLALSPTGNVPVLVVDDERTLFEAAAICQYLEAITGKKPCGADAYDHALAQAVVAIGDKLLSLTADLIYRDLSESSVDATIHQINKQMSIVSDLMSPQAVDADTDLSMLDIVFATVFRPFALIAVGLNRDLFAGFPGLRGWASDLAKHETVRNAVPATYYRELHEFITCKDGYLANRLRMIPRDSMMVATSKSVM; this is encoded by the coding sequence ATGTCATCATATCATTTGATCGGTCACCGGCTTTGCCCCTATGTCCAGCGTGTGGCGATGGTTCTGGCGCAAAATGGGATAGCCCATAAACGCACCGACATTGCCCTTGATGCCAAGCCGGACTGGTTTCTGGCGCTAAGCCCGACCGGCAATGTTCCCGTTCTGGTGGTTGATGATGAGCGGACCTTGTTTGAGGCCGCCGCCATCTGTCAGTACCTTGAGGCAATAACGGGTAAAAAACCGTGTGGGGCGGATGCCTATGACCATGCGTTGGCGCAGGCGGTGGTTGCGATTGGCGATAAGTTATTATCGCTTACCGCAGATCTGATTTATCGCGATCTGTCTGAAAGCAGTGTGGATGCGACGATCCATCAGATTAACAAACAGATGTCGATTGTGTCGGATCTGATGTCGCCACAGGCCGTGGACGCGGACACAGACCTTTCGATGCTTGATATCGTTTTTGCGACGGTTTTTCGGCCGTTTGCCCTGATCGCGGTCGGGCTGAACCGGGATCTGTTTGCCGGTTTTCCCGGATTACGAGGCTGGGCAAGCGATTTGGCCAAGCACGAGACGGTCCGAAACGCAGTGCCGGCCACCTATTATCGGGAACTGCACGAATTCATCACGTGCAAGGACGGGTATCTGGCAAACCGTTTACGCATGATACCGCGAGACAGCATGATGGTTGCGACCAGCAAGTCGGTGATGTGA
- a CDS encoding TetR/AcrR family transcriptional regulator: protein MSSSDIANSRHSKPRKRLSREERGRQLIEIAWQMIHADGTEALSLGNLAVQAGVTKPVVYDHFGTRSGLLIALYKDYDERQNALLDEALKASAATLHDRAWVIASAYVDCIVLQGREMSGVIAALAGSPELEEFKRDYNVLYIEKCRNILSPFSPSGTIPKVRLWGYLGAAESLSYAAATKEISVSQAKQELFETVINMVMRDERSEAKS, encoded by the coding sequence ATGTCAAGCAGCGACATCGCGAATTCACGTCACAGCAAACCACGCAAACGCTTATCTCGAGAAGAACGCGGCCGACAACTTATTGAAATAGCTTGGCAAATGATTCATGCCGACGGTACGGAAGCACTAAGCCTTGGCAATCTGGCAGTACAAGCTGGTGTGACCAAGCCTGTCGTCTACGATCACTTCGGCACTCGCTCAGGATTGTTGATCGCGCTTTACAAAGACTACGATGAGCGCCAAAACGCCCTGCTCGATGAGGCGCTCAAGGCGAGTGCCGCAACCCTCCACGACAGGGCATGGGTTATTGCGTCGGCCTATGTCGATTGTATCGTTTTACAGGGGCGCGAAATGTCTGGTGTGATTGCTGCACTTGCCGGTTCCCCGGAACTCGAAGAGTTTAAGCGCGATTACAATGTTCTCTATATCGAAAAATGCCGCAACATACTGAGCCCCTTCAGCCCGAGCGGAACAATTCCCAAAGTTCGGCTTTGGGGTTACCTTGGTGCAGCAGAGTCACTTTCTTACGCTGCTGCCACCAAAGAGATTTCTGTGAGCCAAGCCAAGCAGGAATTGTTTGAAACGGTTATTAACATGGTTATGCGCGACGAACGTAGTGAAGCAAAGTCTTAG